Sequence from the Primulina huaijiensis isolate GDHJ02 unplaced genomic scaffold, ASM1229523v2 scaffold207304, whole genome shotgun sequence genome:
tgttcaaataCAGATATAAGAAATGCCTTAAGTTATCAATGCCAAAGTCCACACACATACACTATTTACATATGATGTAGATGGCTAAACTTTGTCATCCATTTTCACCACAAACACCCTCCCTAATTTGCACATCTTCTAATCATCTCTTAATCAGCTGCCCTGATACTAGTACAGTTTTGTCAATACGTAAAAAAAAGAGTCGAGATTCGACAAAACCGAGCCACTAACTAAGCTAGTTTAGTGAACGTTACATGGTTTGGTCCATCAATCCATCAGCAAGAGACATCCTCCTTGTTCCTTGGAATATAAAGAAATGCGTTTAAATGAAGCAGAAGGGTCAAAGGATCAGAATTGAAAGAGTGAATTGAAATTCAATCTTCGCATTCTGCAGATGGAGGTAAAGTGATCTTGGTGCCTTTCATTTTCTTCACATCTTGGCTAGGACAGATGAAAATTCTTCGAACCATGTTACAGAATTCTCTGCAAGAAAAGTTTGTGTCTAAGCAAGCAAGCCCGTTGAAAACATGGGTTTGGTGGTATGAATATGCAGAAATTGACAAAGAGTTAACACACTTACGGCCATGGATCGTCACCCATTAGCATCATATCCCCTTCGTCATCTGTGAACACTATTTCCAGCTTATTTCGGGGTCGCAGCTCTCCCTTGATTTCAAACATCTCTTCTATTTCAGTTATAAGTTCTTCATATCCATTCAATGCTGTTAAATCCACAGCTCGACCAACAGCAACCCCTTGCATTTGTACCTActcaaaatattattcaaacaaAGCATATAAACTTGATTTAAACTCTCTTGATGTATATATTTATGCTTATTTGGTAGTAATTCAATGTCGAAAGGTGTTTATCGGATACAGTATTTGTCCGTGCATTGTATACCTTAGTGCGACTTCTAAACGAATGACTTTGATTCTGTCTGCTCTGAACCTCCTTGGTTGGTACTTGCACTTGGTCTTGCTTCATGTTTTTCAAATCATGGAAACCACCATATTTTTGCTCTGAATAACACGATAATACCGTACTTGGAACACACACTTCGCCACCGTCATTTGGTG
This genomic interval carries:
- the LOC140966601 gene encoding auxin response factor 9-like, which codes for MKQDQVQVPTKEVQSRQNQSHSFRSRTKVQMQGVAVGRAVDLTALNGYEELITEIEEMFEIKGELRPRNKLEIVFTDDEGDMMLMGDDPWPEFCNMVRRIFICPSQDVKKMKGTKITLPPSAECED